One Coriobacteriia bacterium genomic window, GCGCCTAGGTCAGGTCTGCTTGCTGTGCAGGATCCTCCGCGGACGCCGCCTTCTCGCGCTCTTCGCGCGCTATGATCGGCTGCATGGCGGCGACGGCGATCTCGATCATGTCGTCAGAAGGCTCGTTGGTGGTCATTCGCTGAAGCTTCAGCCCTGGCCACAGGAGCACTTTGACCAGTGGGTTGTCGGGACGCTTCCCGGCCCACTTCACGGTGATCTCATACGCAAGGCCGGCAACAACGGGCAGCAGGACAAGACGGGCTAGGATGGCGATACCCAGCGATCCGAGGCTGCCATGTACGCCGAGAGCCGCCGCAATCGCCTTGACCGGTGTAAGCGAGAACACGATGATCGCGACGATCATCACCATCAACAGGAACGACGTGCCGCAGCGCACATGCAGGGTGTCATAGTGCTGGATGATCTTGGTCTCCAGCGGCAGATTGTGCTCGTAGGCGTGAATCGTCTTGTGCTCGGCGCCGTGGTAGGCGTAGACGCGCTGGATGTCTTTCATGCGGCCGATGGCCCACAGATAGGCGAAGAACGCCACAACGCGCAGCACTCCGTCCACGATGCTCCACAGGAACGGCTTCTCGGCTGCCGATCCGACCGCAAGGTTCGTGAGTCCCGCCGGAAGCAGGATGAAGATCACCACTGCGAGGCCGACCCCCAGAAGCAGGGTGATATTGATCTCCTTCGTGGAGAGAGGCTCCTCGTCCGGATCGCCCGCGAGGCTGGCCGAGATCGAGAACGCGCGCATCGCGAGCGCGAATGTCTCCACCATCGCCACGACTCCGCGCACTACCGGCCAGCGCATCCAAGCGCGCTTCGCCGAGCCGCTCGGCAGATCGTGTTCCTCGACATGGACCGCACCGTCGCCTCCGCGTACGGCGACCGCCCAGTTGTAGCGGCCGCGCATCATGATGCCCTCGAGCACCGCCTGTCCGCCGATGTGGGTATGGGTGATCGGGCCGTCAAAGTCGAGAGCCGAGTCTTGCGTCGTGTCAGTCACGTTTGAGTGCTTTCGGGTAGGGGTCGCCGCACGTCATCTTGCCTTCGGGACACGCTGTGCGCCGACATGCCGCGCCGGCATCCAGAAAGATGTAGGGAGCGGTTGGCTCGGCGAGTTCGAGCATCGCAAGCGCGAGCTCGCGGATCTCCCATTGGGCGCGCTTGCAGCAGCGCAGCGTCAGGAAGTGCAGCAACTCGCGTATGTTCATGGTGACGACGATCTTGGTCTCCATGGCGTTTGGCAGAAGGTAGCGCGCGTCCTCGGGAGCCACACCAGAATCGATGAGCTCGCGGTACGCCGAGAACGCCGAGGAGGTCGCAGCTTCGAACCGGGAGAGCGCCTCGGGGTCGCCGGCAACGCTCGGCGGCACGACGAAGACCGGCTTCTCGGCGTAGGAGACGTAGCGCTGCGACTGCTGGTTGAAGCTTGCGATCCGGTGGCGTACCAGCTGGTGGGTCAACGCGCGGGACACGCCGTCGATGGCGAACGTGTAGCTGGCATGCTCGAGAGCCGAGGTGTGGCCGCTCGCGATGATGGTCTTGAGGACTCTGCGAACAGCGTCATCGCTCATGTTCTCGAGCAGTTCCGCCGCGCCGACAGGCGCGTAGCACAGCCGCGCGGCCGCGGCGATGGCGCGCTGCGGATCGGGCGTGTGCGAGAGCAGGCGAACATCCATGCGCAAGACTCCCAAGTCTTCCGGTCGATACGACTGCGTCGGTCAAGCCGAGAGCGG contains:
- a CDS encoding FAD-dependent thymidylate synthase, with the translated sequence MDVRLLSHTPDPQRAIAAAARLCYAPVGAAELLENMSDDAVRRVLKTIIASGHTSALEHASYTFAIDGVSRALTHQLVRHRIASFNQQSQRYVSYAEKPVFVVPPSVAGDPEALSRFEAATSSAFSAYRELIDSGVAPEDARYLLPNAMETKIVVTMNIRELLHFLTLRCCKRAQWEIRELALAMLELAEPTAPYIFLDAGAACRRTACPEGKMTCGDPYPKALKRD
- a CDS encoding DUF1385 domain-containing protein, producing the protein MMRGRYNWAVAVRGGDGAVHVEEHDLPSGSAKRAWMRWPVVRGVVAMVETFALAMRAFSISASLAGDPDEEPLSTKEINITLLLGVGLAVVIFILLPAGLTNLAVGSAAEKPFLWSIVDGVLRVVAFFAYLWAIGRMKDIQRVYAYHGAEHKTIHAYEHNLPLETKIIQHYDTLHVRCGTSFLLMVMIVAIIVFSLTPVKAIAAALGVHGSLGSLGIAILARLVLLPVVAGLAYEITVKWAGKRPDNPLVKVLLWPGLKLQRMTTNEPSDDMIEIAVAAMQPIIAREEREKAASAEDPAQQADLT